A region of the Acidobacteriota bacterium genome:
CATCGGACAGGAGCCACCTTTGTTCTTCTGGCGCGACAAGACCGGCCACGAGGTCGATCTCGTGATCGATCTCGGCGGCCGCCTGATTCCCGTTGAGATCAAGTCGGGTACGACGATTGCGCGCGACTTCTTCGCGGGACTGGGGTATTGGCTGAGCCTGCCGCGTAACAACGGGAAACGTGGCGTCCTCGTGTACGGCGGCGGCGAGAAGCCCCACGTGCGCGAGGGTCACGTCGTGCGGCCCTGGTTCGCGTGTTCATAGCCGCAGCCCGCATCGTAGGCCCGGGCCAGCGTGTTATACTTTTTGCCTCGTCTGCGACTCCATCCTTCATGTGCCGGAGTGGCGAAACTGGCAGACGCGCGGGACTCAAAATCCCGTGGGGTTCACCCCCCGTGTGGGTTCGATTCCCTCCTCCGGCACCACTCGACTCAGTCGCTCCGCTCCTTCGCTCGTGGCAGGCCATTCGACTGAGTCGAGTGGTGTCCCGAGCGCCCGCTCGACAGCGGTCAAGTCGAGGGGCACCATACGCAGCCTCGCTCATGGCAGGCCCTGTCGCGAGTCGAATGGTGTCCCGAGCGCACGATCGTCAGGAAGCAAGTCGAGGGGCACCCCCCTCGGTTGAGCTACGGCTTGGCAAGCCAGCCGACGAGCGCCTGCGCCGCCGAAGCTCGAAGAGCGAAGGCGCGAAGGCTGTCCCGCCACGGCGGCGGCAGGAGGAGTTCGATCCGGACCGCCGAAACTGGGGCTATACTCTCCCCAGGGAACGGGTAAAATCCATGACTCCGATTCTGGAAGTGGTCCATACAGATCCCGACATCCTCGGCGGCACGCCCGTATTCGTCGGCACGCGGGTCCCGGCCAAGTCGCTCTTCGACTACCTTGAGGCCGGCGACACACTCGATGAATTCCTCCACCAGTTTCCGTCGGTAAAGCGCGAACAGGCAATTGCTGCCATCGAACTTGCGCGCGACACGGTGCTCGCTCGTGCGCGCACTGCTTGACGAGAATCTCCCGCACGATCTGGTGCCGGCGCTGACCGGACACGAAGTTGCGACCATTCAAGGGCTTGGGTGGTCGGGCCTGAAGAACGGTGAACTTCTCCGTCGCGCCGCCGGGCACATCGACGCGTTCATCACGATGGACAGCAACCTCCAGTTTCAGCAACGCCTGGAGGGACTTCCCTTCGGCGTCGTCGTCATCCACGCGCGCTCGAATCGCATGGCAGATCTGCTGCCGATCATCGACTTGGTGTTAGTCGCGCTTGCCGAACTGCTTCCGGGAGCGGTGCGGCACGTCGGCAGCTAGCAGGCGACGTCGGCCGGCGCCGAATTCCACTCGTCGCCCACGTGGTCCCACTCCGTCGCACTTGCTACTGCACCGAGAATCTGATTTCTCGCTTGGCACGCCTGCCGCCGATTGATGCCTCGATGGTGAGCAGATGGGGGCCAGGCTTAAGACGCTTCATTCGCGAAGTCGGTTCGGCACCGCAATCGGCGGGGGCACCGGGAGCGCTGGTGCTCTCCGGTGCCCTGCCCTTTCACTGAACCCGATACCTCCGATAGACTTGCGACGGAATCGTACCGTGTTGTTGAGTCACGGCACGATGATGAAGTACCTATGACCGGAGCTATGCAGGTCGGAATCGGGGTCGGGATCACCCTCGCCATTGCTGTTGGCCTTTGGTGCCTCTCCGAGTTTCAGCATAGGCGGCAACTGAGGCGAACGCGGTCCAGGTTGCAGTCCGAATGGGGACGACCAAGAACTTCGAGCGTGACGGATGGGGTCGGCGTCTACCACTTTCATCGGAACCAACAACCGAGCGATTCGCTGGACGATACGACATGGGCCGATCTGAACCTTGATGCTGTCTTCCGGTTTCTTGACCGGAATGAGAGCGCGCTGGGACGTGAACGCCTGTATCACCGGCTCCGGCGCACCGATGGGAATCTTCGTGATGTCACCGGATTCAGCGCCACCGTAGAACGTTATCGGCTGGACGAGTCAGCCCGGCAGGCGATCCAGATGGCCCTGGCCACCGTCACCGAGAAGCACGATGCCACGGTGTGGGCCCTGGCACTTGATGCGCCGGAGGCGCTACCTTGGTGGATGTTGGTGGCATGTCCCACGTTCGCTATAGGAATGGCCACGGTTCTCGCCGTGACACTCCTGATACCCGCCTATCTCGGTATCACCATTCCAGCTATCCTCATCGGCGTATGGATGCGATCACGCATCGCGTGGCGAATGTATCCGTGGGACGTTCCTTTCCGCAGCGTTAGCCAGATCGTGCGAGCAGCCCGGCGTGTGCCGGAGTGCGAACCGGCATCCGAACCGACAACCGCTCTCCTGGTGAACCGCCTGCCAGCCGTCGCGACTTTGGCGACGCTCGCTGGATTGCTGGGGCGAGACCCCGGCCGAACGGACCTTGCCAGCCTGCTCTGGGAGTATCTCAGCTTCCTGTTCTGTATCGACGGCAACATCCTGATTCTGGGATTGCGCCAACTCCGTCGCTGCCGGCACGAACTCCGAGAGATCGCGGAGACGCTGGGTGACTTGGAAGCCGCTATCAGCGTCGCGTCGGTGAGAGCAGGTGCGGCGGAGTGGACACGGCCGGTGTTTTCGGATTCGACCTGCCCGATCGAGGCATGCGATCTGCGCCACCCGCTCGTAACGCCGTGCGTCCCGAACTCGGTAACGTTGGGACCTCCGGCAGGCGTGATCCTGACGGGCGGGAACATGACCGGCAAGTCCACATTCCTTCGCAGCGTCGGCGTGAACGCCGTGTTGGCGCAGACCGTTGCTACCGTATTCGCGTCCGCCTACCGAACGCCGTGGCTGACGGTACGAACGTGCATCAGTCCTACCGATGATCTTGAAGCTGGCAAGAGCCTGTACCAGCGAGAAGCGGAGACGGTTGTGTCGATTCTCCGCCAGGCGGCGTCTAGCGACGTGATGTTGTGCTTATTCGACGAGCTGTTCCGTGGGACGAATTCTGCCGACCGGATCGGCGCGAGCGCCGCTGTGTACGGTCACTTGGCGGCCAGTGAGAAAGCCGTGCCCCACCACCGCTGTCTTGTGATGGCCGCCACGCACGACCTCGAACTTGTGGCGGTCATAGATGACCGCTTCGCCAGCTACCATTTTGGAGACCGCATTTCAGCGGATCGGTTGGACTTCGACTACCTCCTTCGTCCGGGGATCGCGCCGTCCCGAAACGCTATCGCCCTGTTGCGCCTGCTGGGTGCCCCGCCCGCTCTTGTGGCGGAGGCGCTCCAGACGGCAAGCGCTGTCGCAAGCGGCGGGATTCAGTCGGCTTCGAGCCGCTGACCGGCGGAACACAATGGGCGAACTTGCCATGCGCAGATCATCCGATGCGCCACGGCGTTTGTCGGCGCCGAATCCACTTTCCACAACAGCTGGCCTTCAAGAGCGAGAACGACGCGCAGGCCAACAGCATTGTGGCATTTTTTGTGGCACAAACCTGTGTACGTGAGTGTACTTGGGTTGCCTTCAGTTGCTGATTTGCTCAGCACTTTACCAAGTTCTTGTCGATTCTGGCCTGTTTTGAGTCCTGTGGAAGTCACTCAAAATCCCGTGGGGTTCACCCCCCGTGTGGGTTCGATTCCCTCCTCCGGCACCATTCGACTCGCCTCACGGCCTGATCTCGTCATGCCGCGAAGCTCGCTCATGGCAGGCCCTGTCGCGAGTCGAATGGTGTCCCGAGCGCCCGATCGACAGCAAGTAAGTCGAGGGGCACC
Encoded here:
- a CDS encoding DUF433 domain-containing protein; translation: MTPILEVVHTDPDILGGTPVFVGTRVPAKSLFDYLEAGDTLDEFLHQFPSVKREQAIAAIELARDTVLARARTA
- a CDS encoding DUF5615 family PIN-like protein encodes the protein MRALLDENLPHDLVPALTGHEVATIQGLGWSGLKNGELLRRAAGHIDAFITMDSNLQFQQRLEGLPFGVVVIHARSNRMADLLPIIDLVLVALAELLPGAVRHVGS